In Gossypium arboreum isolate Shixiya-1 chromosome 5, ASM2569848v2, whole genome shotgun sequence, a single genomic region encodes these proteins:
- the LOC108450605 gene encoding uncharacterized protein LOC108450605 isoform X2, whose amino-acid sequence MAHKLEAIHGGGGSIKVGTKGTISSLMTKELDSIKTPRQTPPRHKSQAIPASVACSSTTLKRLQPRKSLDGAGTSRGRNSTSYKSPQSTKNVHQMPILGSENVALERTPIRQKSDKKVVSNIVEVVDIKCGNSDRAWSTPITNRLKKLGFSKLSETIV is encoded by the coding sequence ATGGCTCATAAACTGGAAGCTATCCATGGCGGTGGTGGATCAATTAAGGTGGGGACTAAAGGGACAATTAGTTCCCTTATGACCAAGGAACTAGACTCCATTAAAACACCAAGGCAAACACCACCTAGACACAAATCTCAGGCGATTCCAGCATCCGTTGCCTGTTCTTCAACGACTCTAAAACGATTACAACCAAGGAAATCATTGGATGGAGCCGGCACCAGCAGGGGTCGCAACAGCACCAGTTATAAAAGCCCCCAAAGTACTAAAAATGTCCATCAGATGCCAATACTTGGCTCTGAAAATGTTGCATTAGAAAGAACACCTATTAGACAAAAAAGTGACAAGAAAGTAGTATCAAACATTGTTGAAGTAGTGGACATAAAATGTGGGAATTCGGATAGGGCATGGTCGACCCCTATAACGAATCGTCTCAAGAAGCTTGGATTCTCCAAGCTTTCTGAGACCATAGTCTAG
- the LOC108450605 gene encoding uncharacterized protein LOC108450605 isoform X1, which produces MKNSPLGEESSNMAHKLEAIHGGGGSIKVGTKGTISSLMTKELDSIKTPRQTPPRHKSQAIPASVACSSTTLKRLQPRKSLDGAGTSRGRNSTSYKSPQSTKNVHQMPILGSENVALERTPIRQKSDKKVVSNIVEVVDIKCGNSDRAWSTPITNRLKKLGFSKLSETIV; this is translated from the exons ATGAAAAATTCG CCTTTAGGAGAGGAATCATCAAACATGGCTCATAAACTGGAAGCTATCCATGGCGGTGGTGGATCAATTAAGGTGGGGACTAAAGGGACAATTAGTTCCCTTATGACCAAGGAACTAGACTCCATTAAAACACCAAGGCAAACACCACCTAGACACAAATCTCAGGCGATTCCAGCATCCGTTGCCTGTTCTTCAACGACTCTAAAACGATTACAACCAAGGAAATCATTGGATGGAGCCGGCACCAGCAGGGGTCGCAACAGCACCAGTTATAAAAGCCCCCAAAGTACTAAAAATGTCCATCAGATGCCAATACTTGGCTCTGAAAATGTTGCATTAGAAAGAACACCTATTAGACAAAAAAGTGACAAGAAAGTAGTATCAAACATTGTTGAAGTAGTGGACATAAAATGTGGGAATTCGGATAGGGCATGGTCGACCCCTATAACGAATCGTCTCAAGAAGCTTGGATTCTCCAAGCTTTCTGAGACCATAGTCTAG